The Arcanobacterium pinnipediorum genome includes a region encoding these proteins:
- the yidD gene encoding membrane protein insertion efficiency factor YidD encodes MIARILTWAIRWYQRNISAGLPRRCKYQPTCSQYAIDSIRVHGVIKGTLLTVWRLLRCNPWSHGGVDWVPQPGAWPTKPLGYTELMAYRAKEESSGHSGHGDDTHNGNRPN; translated from the coding sequence ATGATTGCACGCATTCTAACTTGGGCAATTCGCTGGTATCAGCGCAATATATCGGCCGGACTTCCCCGTCGATGCAAATATCAGCCAACCTGCTCCCAATATGCTATCGATTCCATTCGGGTTCACGGCGTAATAAAAGGTACACTTTTGACTGTGTGGCGTTTACTGCGCTGCAATCCCTGGAGTCACGGTGGCGTAGACTGGGTTCCACAACCAGGAGCCTGGCCAACGAAACCACTCGGATACACTGAACTTATGGCGTACCGCGCCAAAGAAGAATCATCAGGCCACAGCGGCCACGGCGATGATACACACAACGGCAACCGCCCTAACTAA
- the rnpA gene encoding ribonuclease P protein component encodes MLPAANRLRTSGDFARTVRHGRRSGNSLLVVYFLEDNEHSEADLCTKVGFIVGKKVGNSVVRHTLSRKLRHLVRNMLAGIKPGIVVVRANPDAATASSPELHTALTRALSHTHAWSEESR; translated from the coding sequence ATGTTGCCCGCCGCTAACCGATTACGAACATCGGGCGATTTTGCCCGAACAGTTCGTCATGGGAGGCGGAGCGGAAACAGCCTTTTAGTTGTCTACTTTCTAGAAGATAACGAACATAGTGAAGCCGACCTTTGTACAAAGGTCGGCTTCATCGTGGGGAAAAAAGTCGGAAATTCTGTTGTCCGGCACACACTCTCACGTAAACTCCGTCACCTCGTGCGAAACATGCTTGCTGGAATTAAGCCGGGAATCGTCGTCGTACGGGCAAATCCGGATGCGGCAACGGCGTCGTCACCCGAACTTCACACTGCACTAACGCGGGCACTTTCCCACACCCATGCCTGGAGCGAGGAATCCCGATGA
- the rpmH gene encoding 50S ribosomal protein L34 has translation MSTKRTFQPNNRRRAKVHGFRKRMATRAGRAVLASRRRKGRARLSA, from the coding sequence ATGTCTACCAAGCGTACGTTCCAGCCTAATAATCGTCGTCGGGCCAAGGTTCACGGCTTCCGTAAGCGTATGGCCACCCGTGCGGGTCGTGCAGTTCTTGCCTCCCGCCGTCGTAAGGGCCGCGCACGCCTCTCCGCGTAA